In Bacillus kexueae, a genomic segment contains:
- a CDS encoding LacI family DNA-binding transcriptional regulator, with product MKVTIKDIAKLAGVSPGTVSKIINNYQDVGEETKRKVLKIMEETGYTAVRAQKEASYRSNVIGVIYAGKINADFNHPFFIEVMNAFRKSIGILGYDLLFFSSEQEKGKEDYYQRAMHHKVDGVFIISGEEVQPSIYELDKSSIPCIGVDIQLEGNQSAYIMTDNYKISSKVVEHFYLNGYREIGFIGGLPGSKIGQMREEGFRNTMAEFGLSVTEEWITNGDFFTDSGYLAMKQMLRSPKGRPQAVFATSDLMAFGAMKAIKEHGLKIPEDIALVGCDDVEACNYTDPPLSSVHQDKKKIGRLAAYMLHDMINNQIQPSAVMVEPELIVRESCGSHESKMN from the coding sequence ATGAAAGTTACCATTAAAGATATTGCCAAGTTAGCTGGTGTTTCACCAGGGACAGTATCGAAAATTATTAACAACTATCAAGACGTGGGAGAGGAAACGAAGCGTAAAGTATTGAAAATCATGGAGGAAACGGGATATACAGCCGTTCGTGCTCAAAAAGAGGCTTCCTACCGTTCCAATGTCATCGGTGTTATTTACGCCGGAAAAATTAATGCAGATTTTAACCACCCGTTCTTTATTGAAGTGATGAATGCTTTCCGAAAATCCATTGGAATACTCGGTTACGATCTTCTTTTCTTTTCGAGTGAACAGGAGAAAGGAAAAGAAGACTACTATCAACGGGCGATGCATCATAAAGTAGATGGGGTATTTATTATTAGTGGAGAAGAAGTGCAGCCGTCGATTTATGAGTTAGATAAAAGTAGCATCCCTTGTATTGGTGTAGATATTCAGCTAGAAGGAAATCAATCAGCTTATATCATGACTGATAACTACAAGATTTCCTCTAAAGTCGTCGAGCATTTTTATTTAAATGGTTATCGAGAAATTGGATTTATCGGAGGGTTACCTGGTTCAAAAATTGGCCAAATGCGTGAAGAAGGTTTTCGGAATACGATGGCAGAGTTCGGACTTTCTGTTACCGAAGAGTGGATTACAAATGGTGATTTCTTTACGGACAGCGGGTATTTAGCAATGAAACAAATGCTTCGTTCACCAAAAGGTAGACCACAAGCTGTGTTTGCGACATCGGATTTAATGGCCTTTGGAGCGATGAAAGCCATTAAGGAGCATGGTTTGAAAATTCCAGAAGATATTGCGCTTGTCGGGTGTGATGATGTTGAGGCATGTAATTATACTGATCCACCCCTAAGTTCGGTTCATCAAGATAAAAAGAAAATTGGACGATTGGCCGCTTACATGCTTCATGACATGATTAATAACCAAATTCAACCGAGTGCTGTCATGGTCGAACCTGAGTTAATTGTTCGGGAATCTTGTGGTAGCCACGAAAGTAAAATGAACTAA
- a CDS encoding carbohydrate ABC transporter permease, whose amino-acid sequence MTTLSKKKSSLNKILVYVGLIVGALLSVFPLYWMFVMATNPNHVINQTPPAIVPGDKLVENFQNVLANIDFFGAMTNSFIVASVTTIGVLFICSLAGFAFAKLQFKGRDKLFIIILVTMMIPPQLGLIPQYFIITKLGWLNDLKAIIIPGLINPFGIFWMRQYIKEAIPDELIEAAKMDGCGLFRIYWNIVVPSILPAFATLGILTFMFIWNDFLWPLTVLKDEAYYTIQIAIRTLQDAYVKDYGMILSGTFWSTLPLIVVFLIFNKLFISSLTQGAVKQ is encoded by the coding sequence ATGACGACATTAAGCAAGAAAAAAAGCTCGTTAAATAAAATTCTCGTATACGTTGGGCTAATTGTAGGTGCTTTATTATCGGTTTTCCCGCTGTACTGGATGTTTGTTATGGCGACCAATCCGAACCATGTCATAAACCAAACACCACCAGCGATTGTACCAGGTGATAAGTTGGTTGAAAACTTTCAAAATGTGTTAGCAAATATTGATTTCTTCGGAGCGATGACGAATTCTTTTATCGTTGCATCCGTTACAACAATTGGAGTATTGTTTATTTGTTCTCTTGCTGGTTTTGCATTTGCGAAGCTTCAGTTTAAAGGGCGCGATAAGCTGTTTATCATCATCCTAGTTACTATGATGATTCCGCCGCAATTAGGATTAATTCCACAATATTTTATTATTACGAAGCTTGGTTGGTTAAATGATTTAAAAGCTATCATTATTCCGGGTCTTATTAATCCGTTTGGGATCTTCTGGATGCGTCAATATATAAAAGAAGCAATTCCTGATGAGCTCATTGAAGCAGCAAAAATGGATGGATGTGGACTATTCCGTATATACTGGAATATTGTTGTTCCTTCTATTTTACCAGCGTTTGCAACACTAGGAATTTTAACGTTTATGTTTATTTGGAACGACTTCTTATGGCCGTTGACGGTGTTAAAAGATGAAGCGTACTATACGATTCAAATTGCTATTCGTACACTTCAAGATGCATATGTGAAAGATTATGGTATGATTTTATCTGGAACGTTCTGGTCGACTTTACCTTTAATCGTAGTCTTCTTAATCTTTAACAAGCTCTTTATTTCAAGCTTAACTCAAGGAGCTGTTAAGCAATAA
- a CDS encoding VanZ family protein, with protein sequence MLVPDFLTILIPVFICWIIIRLILSISRKRVDFHLEMKYSLFLFSLTFIYSYTIAPFPFFMEQYTFIDLEYEMKSYNLIPFNSIFGSLQHFYFMVPLRNIGGNILLFVPLGLSLAFLRPTLSWKKIVLLGLITSLMVEITQWFIPFRSLDIDDLILNTLGTFFGYVAFNIIKWITAKWVKRKDTAY encoded by the coding sequence ATGCTAGTACCAGATTTTCTTACTATTCTCATCCCTGTCTTCATCTGTTGGATTATCATTCGCCTAATTCTTTCAATTAGTCGAAAGCGAGTGGATTTTCACCTTGAGATGAAGTACAGTCTCTTTTTGTTTTCACTCACCTTTATATATTCGTATACGATTGCTCCATTTCCTTTTTTTATGGAACAATACACCTTTATCGATCTCGAATATGAGATGAAATCTTATAATCTCATTCCATTTAATAGTATTTTCGGATCGCTACAACATTTTTATTTCATGGTTCCCCTCCGCAACATTGGTGGCAACATTCTTTTATTTGTCCCACTAGGGTTATCTCTCGCGTTTCTTCGTCCAACACTTTCGTGGAAGAAGATCGTTTTGTTAGGCCTGATCACTTCCTTGATGGTTGAAATCACTCAATGGTTCATTCCATTTCGTTCATTGGATATTGATGATCTCATTTTAAACACACTCGGAACATTTTTCGGGTATGTTGCCTTTAATATTATAAAATGGATAACAGCCAAGTGGGTTAAACGTAAAGATACAGCCTACTAA
- a CDS encoding IDEAL domain-containing protein: MFTDFIVLSSFTHQIDCFCPCCYEDEVIMFKTGDQLILKDEHRHIPELGTYILVEVNNEKEYFISLADLESYYLQERICSFMDISLKENYLKYKIDEALKVRNEDNFRTYVQQYKQIQQLQQRLQEKKVSRIHF, translated from the coding sequence ATGTTTACAGACTTTATTGTTTTATCATCGTTTACGCACCAAATCGATTGTTTTTGTCCATGTTGTTATGAAGATGAGGTTATTATGTTTAAAACAGGAGATCAGCTTATTTTAAAGGATGAACACCGCCATATCCCTGAATTAGGAACGTACATCTTAGTTGAAGTAAATAATGAGAAGGAGTATTTTATTTCCCTGGCTGATCTTGAATCTTACTATTTACAAGAACGCATTTGCTCCTTTATGGATATTTCATTAAAAGAGAATTATTTAAAGTATAAAATTGATGAAGCATTAAAAGTGCGGAATGAGGATAATTTCCGGACGTATGTTCAGCAGTACAAACAAATTCAACAGTTGCAGCAACGATTGCAAGAGAAGAAGGTGTCTAGAATTCATTTCTAG
- a CDS encoding amidohydrolase family protein, which yields MKAFHNGTFFTMNEQNEVISNGLLLEENGEITYMGPFKKELFHQSTEKVNLQGKWVMPGLVNTHSHIVMTILRGIGDDMLLKPWLETKIWPLENKFTPEIGVASSILGVLEMIKSGTTTFNDMYNPNNIDPDAIMDALTKTGIRGAFSHTIFSFGTKEEQQQNLREAERFAKTYKSFADGRLTTMVAPHSPYTCTPHALEESARIAKEHDLFIHIHLSETEGEVETILSQYGVRPVEHVLRSQIFHQPTLIAHGVVLNDEERQILKEYDVRVAHNPISNLKLGSGIADIPKLLETGIKVGIATDSVASNNNFDLFEEARTAALLQKGTYKDATKMDAKTTLAMATRIGAEAIGMNGVGSLEIGKRADFITIDASSKPHLQPVSEAYSHLLYAANGQDVTDVYIDGKQIVKDRECVTIDEEKIMAEVNRLQQTLVK from the coding sequence ATGAAAGCATTTCATAATGGTACATTTTTTACAATGAACGAGCAGAACGAAGTAATCTCAAATGGACTGTTACTAGAAGAGAATGGTGAAATCACCTATATGGGGCCTTTTAAAAAGGAACTGTTTCATCAATCTACTGAAAAAGTAAATTTACAGGGAAAATGGGTGATGCCAGGGCTAGTCAATACACACTCGCATATTGTCATGACGATATTGCGTGGAATCGGTGATGATATGTTACTCAAACCTTGGCTGGAAACGAAAATATGGCCTCTTGAAAATAAATTCACACCAGAAATCGGTGTTGCAAGCTCTATACTAGGTGTGCTAGAGATGATAAAGTCCGGTACAACAACATTTAACGATATGTATAATCCAAACAACATTGATCCGGATGCAATTATGGATGCTCTAACCAAAACAGGCATTCGCGGCGCGTTTTCTCATACCATTTTTAGTTTCGGAACGAAAGAAGAGCAACAACAAAATTTACGGGAAGCTGAACGATTCGCTAAAACATATAAATCTTTTGCTGATGGGCGTTTAACGACAATGGTTGCTCCGCATAGCCCATATACATGTACACCTCATGCACTTGAAGAAAGTGCACGAATCGCAAAAGAACATGATTTATTTATTCATATCCACCTGTCTGAAACAGAAGGGGAAGTTGAAACAATCCTCTCCCAGTACGGTGTTCGTCCAGTGGAACATGTGCTCCGCTCCCAAATATTCCATCAGCCAACGCTCATCGCTCATGGAGTTGTTTTAAACGACGAGGAAAGACAGATTTTAAAAGAGTATGATGTACGTGTAGCTCATAATCCAATCAGTAACTTAAAACTTGGATCAGGAATCGCTGATATACCTAAATTGCTAGAGACCGGCATTAAAGTCGGAATTGCTACCGATAGTGTAGCGTCCAACAATAACTTCGATTTATTTGAAGAAGCTAGAACTGCCGCCCTTCTTCAAAAAGGTACGTACAAAGATGCGACAAAAATGGATGCAAAAACTACATTAGCGATGGCCACTCGTATCGGTGCAGAAGCAATTGGAATGAATGGAGTCGGTTCGCTTGAGATTGGTAAACGCGCGGACTTTATAACCATCGATGCTTCATCAAAACCTCATCTCCAGCCTGTTAGCGAAGCCTATTCCCACTTGCTTTATGCGGCGAATGGGCAAGACGTGACCGATGTATACATTGACGGAAAACAAATCGTAAAAGATCGGGAATGTGTAACCATTGATGAAGAAAAAATAATGGCTGAGGTGAATAGATTACAGCAAACGTTAGTAAAATAA
- a CDS encoding M3 family oligoendopeptidase produces MKSRAFKETWDLDVFFEGGSASEAFENYLKQIQAELDTLQTHVQSVSSIQSLQEVIDVYKDVSMKMVEASAFVSCLKAQNTADERAEMLEIELTALFAKLDNALTVLDQQMVNIPDTEWEEGIDTPPLNEIKFVLNERREKAKELLSVDEEMLIQSLAVDGYHSWGQMYDTIVSRITIPVEEGEEVKELSVGQAYNKFSDLDRNVRKKVFEEWEKAWANEADLFARTLNHLGGFRLSVYEKRGWDDVLKEPLELNRMKKETLEAMWSAIEENKEPFVRYLNRKAELLGLDGLHWYDLDAPIGKVESKVSYQEGAEFILKQFSQFGEQLTNFTERAFSERWIEAEDRPQKAPGGFCTSFPVSQQSRIFMTFSGTPNNVSTLAHELGHAFHSYAMKEVHPLNCDYAMNVAETASTFAELIVSTAAVKQASSKEEKLALLDDKLQLSVAMFMNIHARFIFETSFYEERKKGWVSKDRLNTLMENALERAYCGALKEYHPHFWASKLHFYITDYPFYNFPYTFGYLFSLGVYKRAVEEGEGFEEKYMALLKDTGSMTVEDLAMKHLQVDLTKKEFWQNGLKMAIEEVEEFLTLSEDLV; encoded by the coding sequence ATGAAAAGTAGAGCTTTTAAAGAAACGTGGGATTTAGATGTGTTTTTTGAAGGAGGAAGTGCTTCCGAAGCATTTGAAAACTACCTAAAACAAATTCAAGCCGAATTAGATACGTTGCAAACCCATGTTCAATCGGTTTCATCCATTCAATCGTTGCAAGAAGTGATTGATGTTTATAAAGATGTGAGCATGAAAATGGTGGAGGCTAGTGCTTTCGTTAGCTGCTTAAAAGCTCAAAATACCGCTGATGAAAGAGCGGAGATGCTCGAAATTGAACTGACAGCTTTATTCGCGAAGCTTGACAATGCGTTAACGGTGCTTGATCAACAGATGGTAAATATTCCGGATACCGAATGGGAAGAAGGAATCGATACGCCACCTTTAAATGAAATTAAGTTTGTATTAAATGAAAGAAGAGAAAAAGCAAAAGAGTTATTATCTGTTGATGAGGAGATGTTAATTCAATCATTAGCAGTGGATGGCTACCATAGCTGGGGACAAATGTATGATACGATTGTGTCGCGCATAACGATTCCCGTTGAAGAGGGAGAAGAAGTAAAAGAGTTATCCGTCGGACAAGCGTATAATAAATTTTCTGACTTGGATCGAAATGTACGGAAAAAAGTATTTGAAGAATGGGAAAAAGCTTGGGCCAATGAAGCCGATTTATTCGCCCGCACGCTAAATCATTTAGGTGGTTTCCGACTATCAGTCTATGAAAAACGAGGCTGGGACGATGTATTAAAGGAACCTCTTGAATTAAACCGAATGAAAAAAGAAACACTTGAGGCGATGTGGTCCGCCATTGAGGAAAATAAAGAACCATTTGTCCGCTATTTAAACCGAAAAGCAGAGCTTTTAGGGTTAGATGGACTGCACTGGTATGACTTAGATGCACCGATTGGCAAAGTCGAAAGCAAAGTGTCTTATCAAGAAGGGGCGGAGTTTATATTAAAACAGTTCAGTCAGTTTGGCGAACAGTTGACGAACTTTACAGAGCGTGCTTTTTCAGAACGATGGATTGAAGCAGAAGACCGTCCACAAAAAGCGCCAGGTGGTTTTTGTACGTCTTTTCCAGTAAGTCAGCAGTCTCGTATATTCATGACGTTCTCAGGCACGCCGAATAACGTTTCAACCTTAGCCCATGAGCTAGGGCACGCTTTTCATTCTTATGCTATGAAAGAAGTTCATCCACTTAACTGTGACTATGCAATGAACGTTGCGGAAACGGCATCGACCTTTGCCGAGTTAATTGTATCGACGGCAGCAGTAAAACAAGCGAGTTCAAAAGAAGAAAAGCTTGCATTATTAGATGATAAGCTCCAGCTAAGTGTGGCGATGTTTATGAACATCCATGCACGTTTCATATTTGAGACTTCCTTTTATGAAGAGCGGAAAAAAGGTTGGGTGTCAAAAGATCGTCTCAATACGTTAATGGAGAATGCGCTTGAAAGAGCTTATTGCGGTGCCTTGAAAGAATATCACCCTCATTTCTGGGCTTCAAAGCTTCACTTCTATATAACGGATTATCCGTTTTATAACTTCCCGTATACATTCGGGTACTTATTCTCGCTAGGTGTGTATAAACGTGCCGTAGAAGAAGGAGAAGGCTTTGAGGAAAAATATATGGCGTTATTAAAAGATACAGGTTCAATGACTGTTGAAGATCTAGCGATGAAGCATTTGCAAGTGGATTTAACGAAAAAAGAATTTTGGCAAAATGGTCTCAAAATGGCCATTGAAGAAGTCGAAGAATTTTTAACCCTCTCCGAAGACTTAGTATAA
- a CDS encoding 6-carboxyhexanoate--CoA ligase — MDNLFNVRMRAAKGGAHEEGGRHISGGELITTHEELRKQIHRLVDKAFAHSRGMPDFFQVKVEVIESPLSFVPPLSPIHYVVPSVLKGRLLAKKRLATCGINDLVIEKAFQLLEEHSHVRGALIIDAKTGERLDKNFDRGVRVSAFSWKEQSYEEWLSRHRLTKQERMKDAVALASKVCAHPWTVAEVCWSDDPDYVTGYVASSTFGYERISHMKKRGDERGGRLLFVENYDETYLRYLEEKPVWIGWEELG, encoded by the coding sequence ATGGACAATCTCTTCAATGTTCGAATGCGTGCAGCTAAAGGAGGCGCACATGAAGAAGGGGGGAGGCATATTTCAGGAGGTGAATTAATCACTACTCATGAAGAACTTAGAAAGCAAATCCATAGGCTCGTAGACAAAGCTTTCGCTCACTCAAGAGGAATGCCTGACTTTTTCCAGGTGAAGGTAGAAGTAATCGAGAGCCCATTAAGCTTCGTTCCACCGCTATCGCCCATTCACTATGTCGTACCATCTGTTTTAAAGGGACGTTTATTAGCAAAAAAACGTTTAGCAACCTGTGGAATTAACGATCTCGTTATTGAAAAAGCGTTTCAACTATTAGAAGAACATTCCCATGTTCGCGGTGCTCTAATAATTGATGCCAAAACAGGAGAGCGATTGGATAAAAATTTTGATCGAGGAGTACGAGTATCAGCCTTTTCTTGGAAAGAACAAAGTTATGAAGAATGGTTAAGCCGACATCGGTTAACAAAACAGGAGCGGATGAAGGATGCCGTCGCTCTCGCTTCGAAAGTTTGTGCACATCCATGGACCGTTGCAGAAGTCTGTTGGTCGGATGATCCGGACTATGTAACTGGCTATGTAGCAAGCTCTACATTTGGGTATGAGCGAATTTCTCATATGAAAAAACGAGGGGATGAACGAGGGGGACGACTCCTATTCGTTGAAAATTATGATGAAACATATCTTCGCTATTTAGAAGAAAAACCGGTGTGGATTGGATGGGAGGAATTAGGATGA
- a CDS encoding GNAT family N-acetyltransferase yields MEMKDVTIRSIEESDYEVLYQLKYGDEQPEWKKWDAPYFPLKPKTFKEFCHEMDEKRKEKVPMEKGIEVDGELIGTVSYYWEHKPSNWLEVGIVIYNPQYWNGGYGTKALLQWFDELFTDMPLVRVGLTTWSGNVRMMKCAEKLGMKLEGRLRKCRKYNGKYYDSIRMGILREEWEPTNSISW; encoded by the coding sequence ATGGAGATGAAAGATGTGACAATTCGGTCTATAGAAGAATCGGATTATGAAGTTTTGTATCAATTGAAGTATGGCGATGAACAGCCAGAGTGGAAAAAATGGGATGCCCCGTACTTTCCATTAAAGCCAAAAACTTTTAAGGAATTTTGTCACGAAATGGACGAGAAGAGAAAAGAGAAAGTTCCGATGGAAAAAGGAATCGAAGTAGATGGTGAACTGATTGGTACAGTGTCTTACTACTGGGAGCACAAGCCATCCAATTGGCTTGAAGTTGGGATTGTTATTTATAACCCACAGTATTGGAATGGTGGATATGGAACGAAAGCTCTTTTACAATGGTTCGATGAATTATTTACTGATATGCCTCTTGTACGGGTAGGACTGACTACATGGTCAGGGAATGTGCGGATGATGAAATGCGCTGAAAAATTAGGTATGAAGCTGGAAGGGCGACTACGCAAATGCAGAAAGTATAACGGAAAATATTATGATTCTATTCGCATGGGTATTTTACGAGAAGAATGGGAACCCACCAACTCGATTAGTTGGTAG
- a CDS encoding GNAT family N-acetyltransferase, translating into MEIVEVKEERFEEALALSEYAFQYKVPENERQDRINMYRSHTVFGIFNDGKLSAKLHIIPFETYLGAKKVKLGGIASVATYPEFRRKGYVKALIHHALKYMKDNQFSLSMLHPFEVSFYRKFGWELFSNLLKSELEKKDLVPMESVKGTIRRFTKDSHPSIIEQLYETYAEQFSGMLVRNKEWWLQQVYSNHAAVYYDAQDQACGYMMYDVEKSKMHVEEFVALSEEGRRGLWNFICQHDSMVNEVHMTTFDQEELFFSLEEPRIKQERKPYFMARVVDVGAILHEYPFDWSNQERSIILHLVDEQAPWNNDSFQLDGEKIKRVDRMKEGIHLSVQSLATILLGYKRPQTMQRMGRVKGDITQIKELEKLVPNRPSFFYDFF; encoded by the coding sequence ATGGAAATTGTGGAGGTAAAGGAAGAACGGTTTGAAGAAGCTTTGGCATTATCAGAATATGCATTCCAATATAAAGTGCCTGAAAATGAGCGGCAGGATCGAATCAATATGTATCGTTCGCATACTGTTTTCGGGATATTTAATGATGGGAAGCTCTCAGCAAAGTTACATATCATTCCATTTGAAACTTATTTAGGGGCAAAAAAGGTGAAGCTTGGGGGAATTGCAAGTGTTGCAACGTATCCGGAATTTAGACGAAAAGGGTATGTGAAAGCACTGATTCACCATGCCTTAAAGTATATGAAAGACAATCAGTTTTCTCTTTCGATGCTTCATCCATTTGAAGTGTCTTTTTATCGGAAGTTTGGGTGGGAATTGTTTTCGAACTTGCTAAAAAGCGAGTTAGAGAAAAAGGATTTAGTCCCGATGGAATCGGTAAAGGGGACGATCAGACGTTTCACAAAAGACAGTCATCCCTCCATTATTGAACAGTTGTATGAAACGTATGCGGAACAATTTTCAGGTATGCTTGTACGAAATAAAGAATGGTGGCTCCAACAGGTGTATAGCAATCATGCGGCTGTATATTATGATGCACAAGATCAAGCGTGTGGGTACATGATGTATGATGTGGAAAAGTCGAAAATGCATGTTGAAGAATTTGTTGCGCTCTCAGAAGAGGGAAGAAGAGGATTGTGGAATTTTATTTGTCAACATGACTCAATGGTAAATGAAGTACACATGACGACTTTCGATCAAGAAGAATTATTCTTTTCATTGGAGGAGCCGCGTATAAAGCAAGAGAGGAAGCCATACTTCATGGCTCGGGTTGTTGATGTCGGAGCAATACTTCATGAATACCCGTTTGATTGGTCTAATCAAGAAAGGTCCATTATCCTACATTTAGTGGATGAACAAGCCCCTTGGAATAACGACTCATTTCAACTAGATGGTGAAAAAATAAAACGGGTCGATCGTATGAAAGAAGGAATTCATCTTTCTGTTCAATCGTTAGCAACTATTTTATTGGGATACAAGCGTCCTCAAACGATGCAGCGGATGGGGCGAGTGAAAGGGGATATAACCCAGATTAAAGAACTTGAAAAGCTTGTGCCAAACCGTCCATCGTTTTTTTATGACTTCTTTTAA
- the bioA gene encoding adenosylmethionine--8-amino-7-oxononanoate transaminase encodes MNLVEKSQKYLWLPFTQMKDYDENPLIIESGKGVKVTDIYGKEYYDAFSSVWLNVHGHQKQELNDAIIAQLERIAHSTLLGMTNVPATELAEKLVHIAPNSLTRVFYSDSGAEAMEIALKMAFQYWQNLGETKKRKFISIKNGYHGDTIGAVSVGAIELFHQVYGPLMFESYKIPVPYVYRHDSGDAALCRDECLNELELLLQEKHEEIAALSIESMMQGAGGMILMPEGYLSGVRELCTKYNVLMIVDEVATGFGRTGKMFACEHEGVEPDLMAAGKGITGGYLPIAVTFATEKIYEAFYADFTEMKTFFHGHSYTGNQLGCAVALENLRLFERDHIVEKVEQHSIYVQSLLEEIKELPHVGDIRQLGFMCGIELVRDKKTKESFPFDRRVGYKTTLKMRELGLLTRPMGDVLVFMPPLVSTKEELKKMLDIYKRAIIDVTTKEAQAIAYP; translated from the coding sequence ATGAATTTAGTGGAAAAGAGTCAAAAATACCTTTGGTTACCGTTTACGCAAATGAAGGATTATGATGAAAATCCGCTTATTATTGAGAGTGGAAAAGGGGTAAAAGTAACGGATATTTACGGAAAGGAATATTATGATGCCTTTTCTTCGGTGTGGTTAAACGTTCACGGGCATCAAAAGCAGGAGCTAAACGATGCGATTATTGCTCAACTTGAACGAATTGCCCATTCGACATTGCTTGGGATGACGAATGTGCCGGCAACGGAGCTGGCTGAAAAACTTGTACATATTGCACCTAATTCGCTTACAAGAGTTTTTTATTCGGATAGTGGTGCAGAAGCAATGGAAATTGCTTTGAAAATGGCTTTTCAATATTGGCAAAACCTTGGCGAAACAAAAAAACGAAAGTTTATTTCTATAAAAAACGGCTATCACGGTGACACGATAGGTGCAGTGAGTGTAGGGGCAATCGAGCTATTTCATCAAGTTTATGGTCCGCTTATGTTTGAAAGCTATAAAATCCCTGTACCATATGTGTACCGTCATGATTCGGGGGATGCTGCTCTTTGTCGAGATGAATGCTTAAACGAGCTTGAACTTCTATTACAAGAAAAACACGAAGAAATCGCGGCCTTGTCAATTGAATCGATGATGCAAGGGGCGGGTGGAATGATTTTAATGCCAGAAGGCTATTTATCTGGTGTTCGTGAGCTTTGTACAAAATATAATGTGCTTATGATTGTCGATGAAGTAGCGACTGGTTTTGGACGAACAGGGAAAATGTTTGCTTGTGAGCATGAAGGTGTCGAACCAGACTTAATGGCTGCTGGAAAAGGGATAACAGGAGGATACTTGCCAATTGCGGTTACATTTGCAACAGAGAAAATTTATGAAGCTTTTTACGCTGATTTCACCGAAATGAAAACATTCTTCCACGGTCACTCTTATACGGGCAATCAGCTTGGCTGCGCTGTTGCTCTTGAAAACTTACGATTATTTGAGCGCGATCATATTGTGGAAAAAGTCGAGCAACACTCTATCTATGTACAATCTTTACTAGAAGAAATTAAAGAACTTCCACATGTAGGTGATATTCGTCAGCTTGGATTTATGTGTGGAATCGAACTTGTCCGAGACAAAAAGACAAAAGAATCGTTTCCATTTGATAGACGCGTCGGCTATAAGACGACGTTAAAAATGAGAGAGCTTGGATTACTTACAAGGCCGATGGGAGATGTGCTCGTGTTTATGCCTCCACTTGTCAGCACTAAAGAAGAATTAAAAAAAATGCTCGATATTTATAAAAGAGCGATTATAGATGTTACAACAAAGGAGGCCCAAGCCATTGCATACCCGTGA
- a CDS encoding flavodoxin — MKKILLIYTSMSGNTESIAQEIVNGIKRTGEEVEVLELFEVESLSLLSEYDGILLGAYTWGDGELPDEFIGFYEELNDLDLRGKVCATFGSGDTMYPQFCAAVDLLEMKLRDRGATIVQQGLKIEFSPEGEEIEVCRMFGEQFAQKMQLVSI; from the coding sequence ATGAAGAAAATCCTTCTAATCTATACAAGTATGAGTGGGAATACAGAATCTATCGCTCAAGAGATTGTGAACGGGATCAAGCGGACAGGGGAAGAAGTAGAAGTTCTCGAGCTATTTGAAGTGGAATCCCTCTCTCTTCTTTCAGAATACGACGGTATTTTGCTAGGTGCTTATACATGGGGAGATGGGGAGTTACCGGATGAGTTTATTGGTTTTTATGAAGAATTGAATGACCTAGATTTAAGAGGAAAGGTATGCGCGACGTTCGGTTCAGGAGATACAATGTATCCGCAATTTTGTGCCGCAGTTGATTTATTGGAGATGAAATTACGTGACCGAGGAGCAACGATTGTTCAACAAGGGTTGAAAATAGAGTTTTCTCCAGAGGGAGAAGAGATAGAGGTGTGTCGGATGTTTGGGGAACAATTCGCACAAAAGATGCAGCTTGTTTCTATATAG